TTTGGTGATGTCGTCGCGCGAGACCGAGCGGGCAAAGGCTTTGTCCTTCATCTTCTTGCGGACGGACTTCGCTTCGACCTCGGCCAGTGATTTTCCCGGCTTCACCAGCGCGCTCGCAGTGATGAACCCGGCCAGCTCATCGCAGGCAAAGAGCGCGTGCTCTAATTTCGTCAGGCGCGGGACCTTCGAATACTCCGCGTGCGAGAGGATGGCGCGGCGGAACCAGTCTGGATATCCGCGCTCCTCCAGGATCTTGCTGCCCACGAACGGATGCTCCGCCGGCGTGGGATATTTCTCGTAGTCGAAGTCGTGCAGCAGCGCGACGCATCCCCAATCGTTCTCGTCTTCGCCGAATCTCTTCGCGTACGCGCGGACGCACGCCTCGACTGCGAGCGCGTGTTTGCGCAGCGACTCCGATTGCGTGAACTCGCACAACAATTCCCACGCCGCGTTGCGATCGATAGCCATGGCGAAGAGTGTAACCCCTCATGTTTGTCATGCCGAGCGACGCGCGCGTCCGCAACGGCGGACAAGCGCGAGTCGAGGAATCCCTAGCCGGAAAATAATTCCATGCGCCGAACACCCGATGTA
The sequence above is a segment of the Acidobacteriota bacterium genome. Coding sequences within it:
- a CDS encoding HD domain-containing protein; the protein is MAIDRNAAWELLCEFTQSESLRKHALAVEACVRAYAKRFGEDENDWGCVALLHDFDYEKYPTPAEHPFVGSKILEERGYPDWFRRAILSHAEYSKVPRLTKLEHALFACDELAGFITASALVKPGKSLAEVEAKSVRKKMKDKAFARSVSRDDITKGAEELGVELEEHIAFCIEAMQGIAKELGLAGTAPAPG